A single window of Sphingobacterium sp. ML3W DNA harbors:
- a CDS encoding RagB/SusD family nutrient uptake outer membrane protein encodes MKKLKSIKTVFLFWMLLMLTACGKYLDIQSNDAIIVPKDLVSLQKLLDNSEKMNRGIASYGEASADDFFIKQTTYDNLNEEDKRNYTWDNDMDEYDNDWARGYAPVYISNLVLDQLQDIEPAPEEVGIRDQVMGSALFYRANQYLSLLWTYAKAYSVATASSDLGIVLRNSSDFNEKSTRSSVKVCYDQVIQDLRTAMVLLPDHATHVMRPSKTAAYGVLARTYLSMGRYDSAYYFADKVLEINDELLDYNNPLEVKLTTNFPFTRFNKEVIAHFQLTIISPFQNYANIQADTMLYRMYSSDDLRKQAYFLTNSSPYITVKGNYSGQAGYVTYLFGGLATDEFYLVRAECLARAGKLVEAQADLNDLLVKRYRTGTFQPYQLTNQQAVLQLILQERRKELFLRGLRWSDIKRLNLEGANISIKRKIDAKEFLLEANSNRFALPLPIDIIRETGMPQNPT; translated from the coding sequence ATGAAAAAACTAAAATCAATAAAAACAGTGTTCCTATTCTGGATGCTGTTGATGTTAACAGCTTGTGGTAAATACTTAGATATCCAGTCTAATGATGCTATCATCGTACCTAAAGATTTGGTCAGCCTGCAAAAATTATTGGACAATTCCGAAAAGATGAATAGAGGAATTGCTTCGTATGGGGAAGCATCAGCCGATGACTTTTTTATCAAACAGACGACTTACGATAATTTAAATGAAGAGGATAAACGAAATTATACCTGGGACAATGACATGGATGAGTATGATAACGATTGGGCTAGGGGATATGCACCTGTCTACATCAGTAATCTGGTGTTGGATCAGTTGCAGGATATAGAGCCAGCTCCCGAGGAGGTTGGTATTCGAGATCAGGTGATGGGGTCAGCGCTGTTTTATCGCGCCAATCAGTATTTGTCACTGCTTTGGACCTATGCCAAAGCCTATAGTGTGGCGACGGCATCCTCGGATTTAGGTATTGTATTGCGTAATTCCTCGGATTTTAATGAAAAATCGACCCGTTCATCGGTTAAAGTCTGTTATGATCAGGTTATCCAAGATTTGCGTACGGCTATGGTCTTGCTTCCAGATCATGCTACGCATGTGATGCGTCCATCCAAAACGGCAGCTTATGGCGTGTTGGCACGTACGTATCTCTCGATGGGAAGGTACGATTCGGCCTATTATTTTGCAGATAAGGTGTTGGAAATTAATGATGAGCTGTTGGACTATAACAATCCCCTAGAGGTCAAACTAACAACTAATTTTCCGTTCACGCGTTTTAATAAGGAGGTTATCGCTCATTTTCAACTCACTATTATTAGTCCATTTCAAAATTATGCGAATATTCAAGCGGATACCATGTTATACCGCATGTATAGTTCGGATGATCTGCGTAAACAGGCTTATTTTTTAACGAATTCTTCTCCTTATATCACAGTAAAAGGTAACTATTCTGGACAAGCGGGGTATGTTACTTATTTGTTTGGAGGTTTGGCCACGGATGAATTTTACTTGGTTCGCGCCGAGTGCTTAGCCCGGGCAGGTAAATTGGTGGAGGCACAGGCTGATTTGAATGATTTGCTCGTGAAACGTTATCGAACGGGTACTTTCCAACCTTATCAATTGACGAATCAACAAGCGGTACTGCAATTGATCTTACAGGAAAGAAGAAAGGAGTTATTCCTACGGGGTTTGCGTTGGAGCGATATCAAAAGATTGAATTTGGAAGGGGCAAACATTTCGATAAAACGAAAGATAGATGCGAAAGAATTTCTATTGGAAGCAAATTCCAATCGATTTGCATTACCATTACCCATAGATATCATTCGGGAAACGGGGATGCCGCAGAATCCAACTTAA
- a CDS encoding MauE/DoxX family redox-associated membrane protein, with product MKNTIKNITTYSISIFLIIFWLFVGLEKATSWKNFELSLHQQPLPVWSIGIIFWLIPLIEILTGFLLIFRGHQLQRWGYWGSILLLTAFTIFIGLGVLDVYEKTPCHCSSIFNDISWEQHLVINMVLLMVSIVGLYLTQLKPTTPNPHREYRKRVALFLLYATLSAEGTVQKQQLAWADNVFVVPEKMQPYPSR from the coding sequence ATGAAAAACACGATAAAAAATATCACCACGTACAGCATCAGCATCTTTCTGATCATCTTTTGGCTTTTTGTAGGCTTGGAGAAAGCGACGAGTTGGAAAAATTTTGAACTCTCCCTACATCAGCAACCCCTACCTGTATGGTCGATCGGAATTATATTTTGGCTGATACCCTTGATAGAAATACTGACAGGTTTCCTGCTGATATTTCGAGGCCACCAATTGCAGCGCTGGGGTTATTGGGGTTCTATCCTGCTCTTGACAGCCTTCACTATTTTTATCGGATTGGGGGTGCTTGATGTCTATGAAAAAACGCCTTGTCACTGTAGCAGCATTTTTAATGATATATCCTGGGAACAACACCTTGTCATCAATATGGTATTGCTTATGGTGTCGATAGTAGGATTATATTTGACACAATTAAAGCCGACCACACCAAACCCACATAGGGAATACCGAAAGCGTGTAGCCCTATTTCTGCTCTATGCTACACTCAGTGCTGAGGGTACGGTACAAAAGCAGCAACTCGCTTGGGCAGATAACGTTTTTGTCGTACCCGAAAAAATGCAACCTTACCCCAGTAGGTAG